Sequence from the Motilibacter aurantiacus genome:
GGACCCGACGGTGGCCGAGCTGCTGCAGCGCGCCCGCACGGCCGTCATCCCGTACGTCGACGAGGACAAGGCCCGGCCCCTGCGCGAGCTCGCCGACGCGCTGGAGCGGGCGAGCGACGCCGAGCGGCCCGACCGGGTGCTCGACCTCGAGCTCGCCCTGCTGCCCTACTCGTACCTGTTCTGATGCCGGCCAGCCAGCCCGCGCGCAACCCCTACCTCGTCCTCGGGGTGCCGTTCGGGACCAGCGGCCAGGAGGCCACCAAGGCGTTCGCGCGGCAGAGCCGGCGGGCGCGGCGCGGGATCGGGCCGTACACCCTGGAGGACCTGACCTGGGCGCTGCACGAGATCGAGCACGGCGAGCACGACCCCGCGGCGGACGCCGGCCTCTACCGGGTGCCCGCCCTGCCCGAGGCGACCGCATGGCCGTCACCGGAGGCCCCCGACCCGCCGGTACGGCCGCTGCCCCGGCGCACCGAGCCGCGGACGCCGCAGGAGGTGGAGGCGCTGCGCGGGGCGGCGGCCCAGGAGCTGCTTAAGAGCGCGCTCGCCGCCGTCCCCGACCCGGTCGAGGACGACGGCGACACGGCACCGGCCTAGCTCAGCCGCGCTGGGAGCGCCAGGTCCGCTCGAACGGCAGGCGCCACGCGTGGGGCGCGATGAGCTGGTGGATGGCGTTCGGCCCCCAGGTGCCGGGGGCGTACGGCTTGACCGGGGGCGGGTCCTCCAACAGCGGCATCGACCGCTCCCACAGGCTCTCGATGCCCTCGGCGGTGGTGAACAGCGTGTGGTCCCCGCGCATCGCGTCGAGGATCAGCCGCTCGTACGCCTCCAGCACGTCGGAGGCGTGGCTGGTGTCGTGCGTGGAGAACTGCATCGACAGCTTGTCCAGCCGGAAGCCCGGCCCCGGCCGCTTGCCGTAGAACGACAACGAGACCTTGCTCTCGTCGGCCAGGTCGAACGTCAGGTGGTCCGGCCCCTGGGTCCCGACGCCGGAGCCGGTCGGGAACATCGACTTCGGCGCCTCCTTGAAGGCGATCGAGATGATCCGTTGGCCCTCGGCCATGCGCTTGCCGGTGCGCAGGTAGAACGGGACGCCCGCCCAGCGCCAGTTGTCGATGTCGGCGCGCAGCGCGATGAACGTCTCGGTGTCCGACTCCGGGTTCACCCCGTCCTCGTCGCGGTAGCCGATGTACTGCCCGCGCACGACGTTGCGCGGCTCGATCGGCAGCAGCGAGCGGAAGACCTTGTTCTTCTCCTCGCTGATGGAGCGCGGCTCCAGGGCGGTGGGCGGCTCCATGGCGACGAAGGCCATGACCTGGAACAGGTGGGTCACCACCATGTCCTTGAACGCGCCGGTGGCCTCGTAGAAGCTCGCGCGCCGGTCGAGCCCGAGCTTCTCGGGGATGTCGATCTGGACGTGGTCGATGAAGTTGCGGTTCCAGATCGGCTCGAAGAGGCCGTTGGCGAAACGGAAGGCGAGGATGTTCTGCGCCGCCTCCTTGCCGAGGAAGTGGTCGATCCGGAAGATCTGCCGTTCCTTGAACACGCCGTGCACCTGGTCGTTGAGCCGGATCGCGCTCTCCAGGTCGGTGCCGAACGGCTTCTCCATGATCACGCGTGACCGGTCGACCAGGTCGGCGTCGCGGAGCATGTTGACGACCGCCAGGGCCGCCCGCGGGGGGACGCTGAGGTAGTGCAGGCGCCGCACGCGGTCCGACCCGAGGTTCTCCTCGGCCTCCTTGACCGCCTGCGAGAGCGCGTCCGGCCCGGCGCTCTGCGGCACGTAGCGCAGCTTGGTGGCGAAGGCGTGCCAGTGCTCCTTGTCCAGCGGCCGGGTGCTGAACTCCGAGACCGCCTGGTAGGCGAACTCGCGGAACTGGTCGCTGTCCATGTCCTCGAGCGAGGTGGCGACGATCTCCACCTCGGGGGTGAGGGCGGACAGCGCGAGGTAGGTCAGCCCGGGCAGGAGCTTGCGGCGGGACAGGTCACCGGTGGCCCCGAACAGGACGATGACGTGCGGGTCGAGGCGTTCGGGCTCGCGGCCGTACCGTCGGGCGCTGGGGTCCGGGTAGGCGATGGTCTGCGCGGGAGCTTCCGACATGGCTCCATACTTCCACCGATAGCGGCCCGCCAGTCGTGGGCCTGCTCGGGCGGCCCGGCGGCCGGTCCGCTAGGGCAGCTGCAGCTCGGCCAGCAGCGGCCGGTGGTCGGTCGCCGCGACCAGCCGTCCCGGGTCGACGCCCTCCAGCACGGTCGGCACGCCGCACCGCTCGACCGTCACGCCGGCACTGGCGAACACCGCGTCGATGCGCCGGCGGGGGGAGGCCGACGAGAAGGTCAGCTCCTCCCCCCACCGCGCGGCGGCGTACGCGTCCCGCAGCCCGGCGTCGTGCAGCAGCCGCCACGCCGGCCCGCCCGGCGGCTCGTTCACGTCCCCGGCCAGCACGAGCGGGCGTGCGTCCCCGAGCGCGGCCAAGGCGTCGGTCACGTTGCGCTCCCGCTCCTCCTCGCGCAGCCCGAGGTGCATGCTGGCGACCCGGAAGCGCGAACCGGCTTTCCGGCAGTCGGCTACGGCCAAGCCCCGGGCGTGCAGCCCCGGGGCCTTGCGGAAGCGGAACTCGGAGACCCCGAGCACGTCGACGCCGAGGGCCACGAGCAGCGCGGGGCCGTGCGTGGTGCGTCCGCCGCAGGCGTAGACCAGCCCCGACTCGCGGGCGAGCCGGGCCAGCTGGGTGCGCCAGCGCAGGAACCGCGGCGCCTCCTGCACGCAGAGCACGTCCGGCCGGCAGGCCCGGATCACGGAGGCTAAGGCCTGCACGTCGTCCCGCATGCTGCGGACGTTGTACGACAACACCCGCAGCGGAGTGCCGCTGTCGGTCATGCGGCGGGGGTCAGAGGTGGCGGGCCAGGTCGGCCGCGCCGACGACGCCCGCATCGTTGCCCAGGGTCGCCTGCCGGATCTCCGCGAGCGGCCGGTAGGCGCGGCCGGTCAGCACCTCGGTGTAGGTCCGGCGCGCCGGCTCGAGGAGCAGGTCGCCGGCCTCGGAGACGCCGCCGCCGATCACGAAGCACCCCGGGTCGAGGATCGCCGCGAGGTCGGCGAGGCCCTGCCCGAGCCAGCGCCCCACCGACTCGAAGGAGGCGATGGCCACCCGGTCGCCGCGGCGGGCGGCGTCGGTGATGTCGAGGCCGTTGATGCCCTCGGGGCTGCCGTCGCCGTAGCTGAGCATGAGGGAGGCGCCCTCCCGGTCCTCGGCGGCCCGCCAACGGGCCTCGCGCACCAGGGCGTTGCCACTGCAGTACTGCTCCCAGCAGCCGCGGTTGCCGCAGCCGCACGGCCGGCCGTTCGGCTCGACCCGGAAGTGCCCGACCTCGGCCGCGACGCCGAAGCGCCCGCGGTACAGCTGCCCGCCGACGATGATGCCACCGCCGATACCCGTGCCGACGGTGACGCAGACGAGGTACTCCTCGCCCCGGCCGGCGCCGTAGACCGCCTCACCCCAGGCCGCCACGTTGGCGTCGTTCTCCACCACGACCGGCAGGCCGAGCGCCTGCTCGAGCTCGGCGCGCAGCGGCCGGTGCCGCCAGCCGGCGAGGTTGGTCAGGAAGAGCACGGTGGAGCGGCGCTCGTCGATGAAGCCGGGGGCGCCCACGCCGACGGCCTCGACCTGCGGGTGCTGCTCGCGCAGGCCGCGGACGGCCTCGAGGATGGCGCCCACCGTGGCGTCCGCGCCGGTGTTCGGCGTCTCGCTGCGGGTCCGGGCGACGATCGTCCCGTCCTCGTCCACCACAGCGGCGGCAACCTTCGTGCCCCCGAGGTCGACCCCGATCGTCAGTCCCACGTCTCTCCCTCATCGTCCTTGGCGGTGCGCAGATCCTTGCGGTCCCCCTCCGGGGCGCGTCGCCCGGGGGTCTCCCCCGGCTGCTCGTCCGCGGCGAGCGCCTGCCGGAGCGCGGCGAGCATCGAGGCTCCAGCGCTGGCGACCGAGTCGACCGCCTGCTGGACCCCGGGATGCACCCGCTCCGCCGCCGCGGAGGCCGCGGCCGCGGCCCGCGCCGCCTGCTCAGCCGCGGCCCGGCCCGCCTGCTCGGCGGCGGCGCGCGCGGCCTGCTCGGCGGCGTACTGCGTGGCGTACTGGGCCGCGGCGGAGGCGGCGGCGGCCGCGGCAGCCGAGGCGACGGAGGCGATGGGAGACCCCTTGTCGGGCGTGCCGGCCGGCGCCGTCGTGCGCAGCGCCGCGATGGCGCGGCACAACGGGCACATGGCGCACTCGGGCGTACCGGTCGCGATCCTGCCCTCGAGCTCGTCGGCCGCCGTGCGCGCCCATCCGATCAGGGCGTCGAGGAGGCGGGCCGCGTCAGGCCCGAGCGGGCTGTCCGGGCCGGGGGACGCTGACATCAGGACTCCACCCGCTTCTTCAGCCCGCGCAGGGCGCGCTCGATGACGACCTTCTCGGCCTTCCGCTTGAGCATCCCGATCATCGGCATCTTGAGGTCCACCGCCAGGCGGTAGACGACCTGGGTGGTCCCGTCGCCGTTGTCGACCAGGACGTAGGACCCGTCGAGCCGGCGCAGCAGCTGCGCCTCCTCGGCGAGCGTCCACCGGACCTCGCTGTCGCCGTCCCACTCGTAGTCGAGCAGGAGGGTGTCGCGGATCGGGTTCGAGTCGAGCACGACGCGGGCCTCGAGCGGCCGCTGGTCGGCGTCGTCGCCGACCGCGAGCACCTCGACCCGGGAGAACTCCTCGTTCCACTCCGGGTAGGCCTCGAGGTCCGCGATCACGTCCATCACGACGTGGGCAGGGGCGTCGATCCCGATGCTGGACTCGGTCTGGTCCGACACGCGCGCAACCCTCCCAGCGACGGCTCCGCGCGAGACTACTCGGTCAGCCGACGACGGCACCCAACAACGTCAGCGCGAGGACGAGCAGGCAGGCGAGGGCGAGGCCGCCGCCGACGACGGCGCCGAGCTTGAGGCGGGGCTCGACGAGCCGGGAGCCGAGCAGCGCGACCGGGTCGGCGGCGTCGAGCGCGCGCAGGGTGGCCAGCGCGTCGTCGGGCACGGGCGCAGCCGAGGGCCTGGGGGCTGCGGCGCTGCGGGCAGGGACGGACGGCGCCTCGGGCGGGACGGTGGCGCGCACGTCGACGAAGCACTGGGAGCACCAGTCCGCGCCCGGGGCGAGCACTGCCCTGCACGCGGCGCAGCGGGCGTACGCGGTCGTCACGCCGCTGCTATCGGCCGGCTCCGCGGCGTACCTGAGCGGGCGCGCGGCCGCAGAAGGCACGACGCAGCTGGGCCGGTTCCCGTCGGGCGACGTGATCGCACAGTATCTTCGGACGGAAAGCGGCAACAGGAGGCGAAGTGGCAATGGCGCCCGCATCTGAGTTCCACGCGCCACGGCTGCCCGCCGTGCCCGCCGACGACGACCTGACCGGCCTCGTGTGGGACAAGGCGGCCACCGCCCCGGACGCCCCCATGCTCAGCCGGAAGCTCGACGGCCGCTGGGTCGACGTGACGGCGGCGCAGTTCCGCGACGAGGTCATCGGGGTCGCCAAGGGGCTGATCGCCGCCGGGCTCGCGCCGGGCGACCGGGTCGGGATCATGTCGCACACCCGCTACGAGTGGACGGTCGTCGACTTCGCGATCTGGGCCGCGGGCTGTGTCTCCGTCCCGGTCTACGAGACCTCCTCCGCCGAGCAGGTCGAGTGGATCCTCGCGGACTCCCGCGCCGTCGGCATCGTCGTGGAGACCGCGGACCACGCCGCGCTCGTCAAGGAGGCCGAGGAGCTGCCCGCGCTGCAGCACGTGTGGCGGATCGAGGACGGCGCGCTCGACGCGCTCACGCGCGACGGCGCCCACCTGCCGGGCTCCGTGGTCGAGGAGCGCCGCGCCGGACTGGGCACCGCGTCGCTCGCGACCCTGATCTACACGTCCGGGACGACCGGCCGCCCGAAGGGCTGCAAGCTGTCCCACGGCAACTTCCTCGCCGAAGTACGCGGCGCGCTCGCCGGGGTTCCCGAGGTCTTCGGCAAGCCGGACGCCGCGAGCCTGCTCTTCCTGCCGCTGGCCCACGTCCTCGCCCGCGCGTTCCAGCTGATCTGCATCGGCGGGGACATCAAGCTGGCCCACTCCGCCGACGTGAAGAACCTGCTGCCGGACCTGGCGTCGTACAAGCCGACGTTCCTCCTCGCGGTGCCCCGAGTGTTCGAGAAGGTCTACAACGGCGCCGAGCAGAAGGCCGATGCCTCCGGCAAGGGCAAGGTCTTCCGTGCGGCGTCGGCCACGGCGGTGGCCTACAGCAAGGCGCTCGACAGCGGGAAGCCGCCGCTGCAGCTGCGGCTCAAGCACGCGGTCTTCGACACGCTGGTCTACGGCAAGCTGCGTGCCGCCCTGGGCGGCCGGGTGACGTACGCGATCTGCGGCGGCGCGCCGCTGGGCGAGCGGCTCGGCCACTTCTTCCGCGGTCTGGGCCTCGTCGTGCTCGAGGGCTACGGCCTGACCGAGTCCACCGCCGCGGTCTGCGTCAACACCCCCTCCAAGCTGAGGATGGGGACGGTCGGCCCGCCGCTGCCGGGCAACGCGGTCCGGATCGAGCCCGACGGCGAGATCCTCGTCCGTGGCGGCGTCGTCTTCGGCGGCTACGCCGGCAACGCCGACGGCGACGCGATGACCGACGACGGCTGGTTCCGCACCGGCGACCTCGGTGAGCTGGACGCGGAGGGCTTCCTCCGGGTGACCGGCCGCAAGAAGGAGATGATCGTCACCGCAGGTGGCAAGAACGTCTCCCCCGCGACGCTCGAGGACCGGCTGCGGGCTGCGGCGCTCGTCAGCCAGTGCATGGTGGTCGGGGACAAGCGGGCCTACATCGCCGCTCTGGTCACGCTCGACGCCGAGGCGCTCGTCCCTTGGCTCGCGGCGCGCGGGAAGCCGTCGATGACCGTCGCCGAGGCGGCGCACGACCCCGACGTGCGCGCGGAGGTGCAGAACGCCGTGGACGCGGCGAACACCGCGGTCTCGCGGGCCGAGTCGATCCGGCGGTTCGCGATCCTGGACTGCGACTTCACGGTCGAGGGCGGGCAGCTGACACCTTCACTGAAGGTGAAGCGCACTGTGGTGACGGGCGAGTTCGCCAAGGAGATCGAGGAGCTGTACGCGCCGGAGGCTGCGCGCGGTTGATCCGGTGTGCCTTCGCGGGTGAGCGGCCTGCTCGGACAGGGATCCGAGGACACCGCCCAGGCGGAGAAGCGACGCCGGGGTCCCTCACCTGACGCTCTCCCTCGCGCCGTCCCGCTTGCGGGACAGCCTCAGGTCATGTGGACAGCCGCTAGGCCGAGCATCCACACACCCGGCAGCATGAACCGGGGGGGTCCTGGTCGACCGGCGGCGGCTCCTGCCCGTCACCGACGCGCCTCGGGCGACGCGAACGCAGAGGCACGCCTACCGGCCTGCGCGGTGTACGAGGGCGCCCGTGACCAGGCAGGGCGGGCACTGCTGCTCCCGCCTCGCACGACGCAGTGGCGGCAACCCGAGCCCGACGAGCCAGCGGGCGTCCGCTCCTCCGCTTGCTGCCCCGTGGCCCCCGCCCTCGCCCATGGTCCGCACGAGCTCCTGAACCGAGTGCTCGCCCCAGAGGCGGCCGCCCCCGGGCCGGGCGCGCGCACGGGCCCCGAAGGCGACCGGGCCGGCCCGTCAGCTCGTTGAGGCCACCCTGACCGCTGGGCACGGCGGCAGCATCGACAACTCGGCACTACGCCGGTCCCGTTCGCAAAGCTCGACGAGCCTTTCCAGGATGCACGCTTCTCGGCTGTCTAACGACGTATTGCCCCCTTTTGGACGAGAGGTTGAGGGACATCTGCCACGACGGGAACGAGGGGATCGCCCACAACACGCCGACCCCTTCCGCTGTCGCGAGCAGTAGCAGGGCGAAAGCGCCGGCCCCTACGTCAGGCAGACCACAGGAGGGACGACACATGCACTTTAGTTGTACGACTGGAGATTCGCGGCTAGCGCACCGCAGCACCTTTGGTCAAGGGGCCACCCGAGAGCCCAGTCTGTCAGCGACCTGCGAGAAATTGGGCCCTGGACAGCACTCTGCGCGACGCAATATGGTCCGGACGTCATCACATCAAGGCCGCCTTCCGCGTGGAAGGCGTCGACCTGGGGGGGCTCTTGCAGATCCGTATTTGGCGTGCCCGAAGTCGTGAAGTTGTCCTTGCTTTGGCCGCGACCTGTATGTCGGTCACGGCCGTGTCCGCGGCGCCGGCGGCGTCCGCTGACCCGCCACTGAGCGCCTCGCAGAATGCGCCGCAGTACTGGAACAATGCGCTCCTGGAAACCTTCAAGCAGACGCCGGTGACCGGTCAGGCGACGCCGCTGCCACCTCTCACCGGCATCGAGCCGACGGTGGCCACGCGCGCTGCGGCCATGATGCACATCGCCATCTTCGAGATCCTGAACTCGGCCCGGTGGGCGAGCACGGGCGGACGCGGGCTGCAGTACGGCGGGTACCTCGGCGGGGACGCGGCGTACGTCGGCCCCAGCGGCCAGACCGCGCCGTTCGCGACTACGGCCAGCGTCGACACCGATCTCGCGACGTCGATGGCGGCCCGCGACCTCCTGCTCGCGGCGCTTCCGAGCAACAGGGCGAGCTATGTGCAGGCCTGGTACGCCCAGCGCGTCGGGACCGCAACCCAGCCGGAGGCGTCCAGCCTGGCCTCCCGGGTGGTGACGGCCATGCTCGCACGGCGCGCCAACGACGGGTCCAGCAACACCACCCCGTACACCTTCGACGGCGTCCCCGGCGCTTGGCAGTTCACCAACGAGGCGCCGAACCCTGCGGGCCAGCGGCCCAAGGGCTGCCAGGTCCAGAGCGACATCGCCACCCCGAACTGGGGAAACGTGACCCCGTTCTCGGTCAAGCCGGCGCGCCCGGCGTACCCGGCCAACGCGACGAGCTACTCCCAGCTGCTCGGTAGCGCCGAGTACGCCGCGGACCTCGACGAGGTCCGACGCCTCGGCGCGTACGACAGCACCGAGCGCACGATCGACCAGACCCAGGCCGCGTTCTTCTGGGCGAACGACCTGGCCGGTACCACCACACCGCCTGGCCAGCTGCTCGACATCACCGCCGACGTCGCGCCGACGCATCCGGTGTACAGCGGCGACGAGCTCGGCCAGTCCCATCTGCTGGCCAGTGTCTCGATCGCTCTGGCCGACGCCGCGATCGCGGTCTGGGACACCAAGTTCCTCGGCCCGCTCGACATCTGGCGGCCCGTCACTGCGATCAACCACCCCGCGGCGATCGGCTGGAAGCCGCTGTCCCGCGACACGACCGGGATCCACTTCAGCCCCTGCTTCCCGGCCTGGACCTCGGGCCACTCCGGCTTCGCCGGGGCCTGGCAGGCGATGATGGACCGCTCGTTCAACGGCGCTGCCAGCTTCACCTTCACGGCCACGACCAGCGACCCGAACGTCCCCCCGGGCACGACGCGCGCCTTCACCAGCTTCACCCAGGCCGCCGAGGAGAACGCCCGCAGCCGGGTGTGGCTCGGCGTCCACTTCAACTTCGACGCCCGGGACGGCCTGGCCGTCGGCCGAGCAGTGGGATCGACCTCGTGGCGAGCGAAGGCGATCAACTGCACCGCAGGCTGCCTCGCCGGGGTCTGACCACATCCGTTGCACCGGGTGCCTCGCCCACTCCAGGCGAGGCACCCGGCGCATCGAGGAAGACGACGAAGCAGGGCGCGATGACACGGGGGCCGCATTCCACGCGGAGGCGTACGACGCCTGGATCGAGCGCCGATGGAAAGCCGGACGGGTACGTCGCGAACTGGACTGCCGAAGTTGGAGGAGTCAGCCGACCTTCCACTCGGTTGACGCCTCCGGGAGATGGCGCGCACGAGGTCGGTTTCAGGCGGCGCTATGACCCACTTACCCCGCGGCGCAATCCAGCGAGCCGTTCCGTGGGTCTGCGGCGGGGGTGCTCGTGGCTCGGCTCCCGCCGATTGGGCCGGTCCTTCGGTGACGCGCGTGCGGGCGTCGGCACCCGGCGGCTTCCGGGTGCATCAGGCTGCTGCAGCGCAGCCACGTCTCAGCGCGCAGCTGCGCTCGCATCGGGTACCGGCGCCTCGCGAGCCGCGGGAGGTTGAACGTCAAACCCGAGCGGGCGCTGCACGTGCAGAAGGTGCGGTCGAGCAGGGGCCAGGGAGAACGCGAAGGCTCCCGGGCGTGCCCGGGAGCCTTCCCGCATCGTGGCGGCCTCAGGGCCGCCGGGCGTCAGCGCACCGTGAGCCTGACGCGCATGGTGCCGTCCTCCTGCATGGTGACGCCGGCGGCCTGCAGGCCGCGCCAGAGGCCGGTGTCCACATCTGCCGCCTCGAAGGCGCGAGCGAGGTCGACGAAGAGCGTGTACCCGCTGCGCGACGCGTCCGGCACCGCCTGCTGGTAGACCGGCGAGTACGCCAGCAGCGACCGGTTCGCCTGCAACGTGCCGACCGCGACCGTCACCACGTCCCCGTCACGACGGACCGAGACGTCCTCGCCCGCCTCGGCCTCGGTCACGAGCCGCTGCCAGAGCGCCCGTGTCCGGTCCGGTGTGGACGAACGAACGCGCAGCTCCCCCGATACCTGCTCGCTGCTGCCTCGACCCACAGCGATCGCGAGGTCGCGGCCGGCGAGCGCCCGGAAGTCGGCGGCCGAGCCGATGCCGACCGCGCGCAGCTCCCGCTTTTGCGCGGGCGGCAGGGTTGCCCACGCGTCGGCCAGGGACGCGCCGTAGCCGGTGATGCCGAACGCACCGTAGATACCGCTCGGGAGCGCCCGGATCAGGTCGCTGCCCGCCGTGCCGATCCCGCTGACCGGGACCCCCAGCATCCGCGTCTTGACCTCGATGTAGCTCGCGTTCAGGTGAATTGCGCCGACCATCCGGCCGTAGCGCCTCGGCAGCTCGCCCCCCGCTGCGGCGCGTCGCACGAGGCTGGTGGCGGTCTCGCCCGAGAGCCGCGTGCCGCCCCTGACCGCAGGCGTCAGGGCCGCACGAGCCGCTTCACCCGCGCTGCCCTCGAGCCCGGCCCGC
This genomic interval carries:
- a CDS encoding AMP-dependent synthetase/ligase, with protein sequence MAPASEFHAPRLPAVPADDDLTGLVWDKAATAPDAPMLSRKLDGRWVDVTAAQFRDEVIGVAKGLIAAGLAPGDRVGIMSHTRYEWTVVDFAIWAAGCVSVPVYETSSAEQVEWILADSRAVGIVVETADHAALVKEAEELPALQHVWRIEDGALDALTRDGAHLPGSVVEERRAGLGTASLATLIYTSGTTGRPKGCKLSHGNFLAEVRGALAGVPEVFGKPDAASLLFLPLAHVLARAFQLICIGGDIKLAHSADVKNLLPDLASYKPTFLLAVPRVFEKVYNGAEQKADASGKGKVFRAASATAVAYSKALDSGKPPLQLRLKHAVFDTLVYGKLRAALGGRVTYAICGGAPLGERLGHFFRGLGLVVLEGYGLTESTAAVCVNTPSKLRMGTVGPPLPGNAVRIEPDGEILVRGGVVFGGYAGNADGDAMTDDGWFRTGDLGELDAEGFLRVTGRKKEMIVTAGGKNVSPATLEDRLRAAALVSQCMVVGDKRAYIAALVTLDAEALVPWLAARGKPSMTVAEAAHDPDVRAEVQNAVDAANTAVSRAESIRRFAILDCDFTVEGGQLTPSLKVKRTVVTGEFAKEIEELYAPEAARG
- a CDS encoding vanadium-dependent haloperoxidase → MTGQATPLPPLTGIEPTVATRAAAMMHIAIFEILNSARWASTGGRGLQYGGYLGGDAAYVGPSGQTAPFATTASVDTDLATSMAARDLLLAALPSNRASYVQAWYAQRVGTATQPEASSLASRVVTAMLARRANDGSSNTTPYTFDGVPGAWQFTNEAPNPAGQRPKGCQVQSDIATPNWGNVTPFSVKPARPAYPANATSYSQLLGSAEYAADLDEVRRLGAYDSTERTIDQTQAAFFWANDLAGTTTPPGQLLDITADVAPTHPVYSGDELGQSHLLASVSIALADAAIAVWDTKFLGPLDIWRPVTAINHPAAIGWKPLSRDTTGIHFSPCFPAWTSGHSGFAGAWQAMMDRSFNGAASFTFTATTSDPNVPPGTTRAFTSFTQAAEENARSRVWLGVHFNFDARDGLAVGRAVGSTSWRAKAINCTAGCLAGV
- a CDS encoding ROK family glucokinase — encoded protein: MGLTIGVDLGGTKVAAAVVDEDGTIVARTRSETPNTGADATVGAILEAVRGLREQHPQVEAVGVGAPGFIDERRSTVLFLTNLAGWRHRPLRAELEQALGLPVVVENDANVAAWGEAVYGAGRGEEYLVCVTVGTGIGGGIIVGGQLYRGRFGVAAEVGHFRVEPNGRPCGCGNRGCWEQYCSGNALVREARWRAAEDREGASLMLSYGDGSPEGINGLDITDAARRGDRVAIASFESVGRWLGQGLADLAAILDPGCFVIGGGVSEAGDLLLEPARRTYTEVLTGRAYRPLAEIRQATLGNDAGVVGAADLARHL
- a CDS encoding SRPBCC family protein — encoded protein: MSDQTESSIGIDAPAHVVMDVIADLEAYPEWNEEFSRVEVLAVGDDADQRPLEARVVLDSNPIRDTLLLDYEWDGDSEVRWTLAEEAQLLRRLDGSYVLVDNGDGTTQVVYRLAVDLKMPMIGMLKRKAEKVVIERALRGLKKRVES
- the zwf gene encoding glucose-6-phosphate dehydrogenase, with the translated sequence MSEAPAQTIAYPDPSARRYGREPERLDPHVIVLFGATGDLSRRKLLPGLTYLALSALTPEVEIVATSLEDMDSDQFREFAYQAVSEFSTRPLDKEHWHAFATKLRYVPQSAGPDALSQAVKEAEENLGSDRVRRLHYLSVPPRAALAVVNMLRDADLVDRSRVIMEKPFGTDLESAIRLNDQVHGVFKERQIFRIDHFLGKEAAQNILAFRFANGLFEPIWNRNFIDHVQIDIPEKLGLDRRASFYEATGAFKDMVVTHLFQVMAFVAMEPPTALEPRSISEEKNKVFRSLLPIEPRNVVRGQYIGYRDEDGVNPESDTETFIALRADIDNWRWAGVPFYLRTGKRMAEGQRIISIAFKEAPKSMFPTGSGVGTQGPDHLTFDLADESKVSLSFYGKRPGPGFRLDKLSMQFSTHDTSHASDVLEAYERLILDAMRGDHTLFTTAEGIESLWERSMPLLEDPPPVKPYAPGTWGPNAIHQLIAPHAWRLPFERTWRSQRG
- a CDS encoding endonuclease/exonuclease/phosphatase family protein, which gives rise to MTDSGTPLRVLSYNVRSMRDDVQALASVIRACRPDVLCVQEAPRFLRWRTQLARLARESGLVYACGGRTTHGPALLVALGVDVLGVSEFRFRKAPGLHARGLAVADCRKAGSRFRVASMHLGLREEERERNVTDALAALGDARPLVLAGDVNEPPGGPAWRLLHDAGLRDAYAAARWGEELTFSSASPRRRIDAVFASAGVTVERCGVPTVLEGVDPGRLVAATDHRPLLAELQLP